The following proteins come from a genomic window of Trichoplusia ni isolate ovarian cell line Hi5 chromosome 16, tn1, whole genome shotgun sequence:
- the LOC113501686 gene encoding zinc transporter 2-like isoform X1 translates to MSSNIISDKYPNDTKLNSLSAFTDKSLAPINGRYRSKSLSSDKLNKTNADRAAILEDVEDHHVSEKSETPGCLVGNRITEQDTHTMNGYKEGKVSYGTDSPARGRRVIFCVHGNPSTGCCAVIETNTDGDDGERRNGSISEVERHCHRSRNEEIDKRARRKLIIASILCVVFMIGEIVGGYLSNSLAIATDAAHLLTDFASFMISLFSLWVASRPATRRMSFGWYRAEVIGALSSVLLIWVVTGVLVYMAVQRVVYKQFEIDATVMLITSAVGVAVNLVMGLTLHQHGHSHGGASHAHSHGASNPPLNNKERSDSDVESSTSHSHEHHAENINVRAAFIHVLGDFLQSFGVLIAAIVIYFKPSWNLVDPICTFLFSVLVLITTFNIIKDTLLVLMEGSPRGIDFQDVANTFLSLPGVVRVHNLRMWALSLDKTALSAHLAIRTGVSPQKVLEEATRLVHDKYNFFEMTLQIEEFSDGMEDCSQCKMPQS, encoded by the exons ATGTCATCTAATATAATTAGCGATAAATATCCTAATGATACGAAATTGAATAGTTTAAGTGCATTTACTGATAAAAGTTTGGCGCCAATAAACGGGAGGTACAGATCGAAAAGTTTGTCTAGtgataagttaaataaaacgaatGCGGATCGAGCGGCGATACTGGAAGATGTTGAAGACCATCATGTTTCAGAAAAGTCTGAGACCCCTGGCTGTTTAGTTGGCAACAGAATAACGGAGCAAGACACACACACCATGAACGG ATACAAGGAAGGCAAGGTATCGTACGGCACGGACAGTCCGGCGCGGGGTCGGCGCGTCATATTCTGCGTGCATGGGAACCCGTCTACAGGGTGTTGCGCCGTCATAGAAACTAACACCGATGGAGACGACGGAGAAAGGCGCAATGGAAGCATATCTGAAGTTGAAA ggcATTGTCACAGATCAAGAAATGAAGAAATAGACAAACGGGCGCGTAGAAAGTTGATTATAGCCAGTATATTATGTGTCGTATTTATGATTGGTGAAATTGTTG GTGGTTACTTATCAAACAGTTTAGCGATAGCCACAGACGCTGCCCACCTCCTCACAGACTTCGCCAGCTTCATGATATCATTGTTCTCATTATGGGTCGCGAGCAGGCCCGCGACGAGACG CATGTCGTTCGGCTGGTACCGCGCGGAGGTGATCGGCGCGCTGTCGTCGGTGCTGCTGATCTGGGTGGTGACGGGCGTGCTGGTGTACATGGCGGTGCAGCGCGTCGTCTACAAGCAGTTCGAGATCGACGCCACCGTCATGCTCATCACCTCCGCCGTCGGGGTCGCTGTTAACCTCGT CATGGGCCTGACGCTGCACCAGCACGGCCACAGCCACGGCGGCGCCAGCCACGCGCACTCGCACGGCGCCAGCAACCCGCCGCTCAACAACAAG GAGCGTTCGGATTCAGACGTAGAGAGTTCGACGTCCCACTCGCACGAACACCACGCGGAGAACATTAACGTGAGGGCTGCCTTCATACACGTGTTGGGGGACTTCCTGCAGAGCTTCGGGGTTCTCATCGCCGCCATCGTTATTTACTTCAAG CCGAGCTGGAACCTAGTGGACCCGATCTGCACGTTCCTGTTCTCGGTGCTGGTGCTCATCACCACCTTCAACATCATCAAGGACACGCTGCTTGTGCTCATGGAGGGATCGCCACGAGGGATCGACTTCCAG GATGTGGCCAACACGTTCCTGTCGCTGCCGGGCGTGGTCCGCGTCCACAACCTGCGCATGTGGGCGCTGTCGCTCGACAAGACCGCCTTGTCCGCGCATCTTGCTATCC GAACCGGCGTAAGCCCACAGAAGGTTCTAGAAGAAGCCACACGGTTAGTTCACGACAAGTACAACTTTTTCGAGATGACGCTTCAGATCGAGGAGTTCAGCGACGGCATGGAGGACTGCAGCCAGTGCAAGATGCCGCAGTCCTGA
- the LOC113501686 gene encoding zinc transporter 2-like isoform X2, protein MDSKPLLYKEGKVSYGTDSPARGRRVIFCVHGNPSTGCCAVIETNTDGDDGERRNGSISEVERHCHRSRNEEIDKRARRKLIIASILCVVFMIGEIVGGYLSNSLAIATDAAHLLTDFASFMISLFSLWVASRPATRRMSFGWYRAEVIGALSSVLLIWVVTGVLVYMAVQRVVYKQFEIDATVMLITSAVGVAVNLVMGLTLHQHGHSHGGASHAHSHGASNPPLNNKERSDSDVESSTSHSHEHHAENINVRAAFIHVLGDFLQSFGVLIAAIVIYFKPSWNLVDPICTFLFSVLVLITTFNIIKDTLLVLMEGSPRGIDFQDVANTFLSLPGVVRVHNLRMWALSLDKTALSAHLAIRTGVSPQKVLEEATRLVHDKYNFFEMTLQIEEFSDGMEDCSQCKMPQS, encoded by the exons ATGGACTCGAAACCTCTTTT ATACAAGGAAGGCAAGGTATCGTACGGCACGGACAGTCCGGCGCGGGGTCGGCGCGTCATATTCTGCGTGCATGGGAACCCGTCTACAGGGTGTTGCGCCGTCATAGAAACTAACACCGATGGAGACGACGGAGAAAGGCGCAATGGAAGCATATCTGAAGTTGAAA ggcATTGTCACAGATCAAGAAATGAAGAAATAGACAAACGGGCGCGTAGAAAGTTGATTATAGCCAGTATATTATGTGTCGTATTTATGATTGGTGAAATTGTTG GTGGTTACTTATCAAACAGTTTAGCGATAGCCACAGACGCTGCCCACCTCCTCACAGACTTCGCCAGCTTCATGATATCATTGTTCTCATTATGGGTCGCGAGCAGGCCCGCGACGAGACG CATGTCGTTCGGCTGGTACCGCGCGGAGGTGATCGGCGCGCTGTCGTCGGTGCTGCTGATCTGGGTGGTGACGGGCGTGCTGGTGTACATGGCGGTGCAGCGCGTCGTCTACAAGCAGTTCGAGATCGACGCCACCGTCATGCTCATCACCTCCGCCGTCGGGGTCGCTGTTAACCTCGT CATGGGCCTGACGCTGCACCAGCACGGCCACAGCCACGGCGGCGCCAGCCACGCGCACTCGCACGGCGCCAGCAACCCGCCGCTCAACAACAAG GAGCGTTCGGATTCAGACGTAGAGAGTTCGACGTCCCACTCGCACGAACACCACGCGGAGAACATTAACGTGAGGGCTGCCTTCATACACGTGTTGGGGGACTTCCTGCAGAGCTTCGGGGTTCTCATCGCCGCCATCGTTATTTACTTCAAG CCGAGCTGGAACCTAGTGGACCCGATCTGCACGTTCCTGTTCTCGGTGCTGGTGCTCATCACCACCTTCAACATCATCAAGGACACGCTGCTTGTGCTCATGGAGGGATCGCCACGAGGGATCGACTTCCAG GATGTGGCCAACACGTTCCTGTCGCTGCCGGGCGTGGTCCGCGTCCACAACCTGCGCATGTGGGCGCTGTCGCTCGACAAGACCGCCTTGTCCGCGCATCTTGCTATCC GAACCGGCGTAAGCCCACAGAAGGTTCTAGAAGAAGCCACACGGTTAGTTCACGACAAGTACAACTTTTTCGAGATGACGCTTCAGATCGAGGAGTTCAGCGACGGCATGGAGGACTGCAGCCAGTGCAAGATGCCGCAGTCCTGA